GTTTCGGACCGACGGCGCGGCAAGTGCGGGGAGTCCGGCAAGGTATAACGCCAGCGTTAGCGCGTTCACTCGAATCATCGTCTCTCTCCTCAACCACTCAATGAAGCTGACATCGCCGCACGGAAACCGTCCGGCCAGTAATCCACCTTGGTCATTGTAGTGTGGCTTCGGAGTCGGATTTTGGATCCCGGCTTCCTACCCTTTGACACCGCTATAATGGTTCTAGATACAAATACTGCTTAGGCGACTTCTTGGGGGCATCACTATGCGAGTCTACGTATATTGTCGCGTTTCGACGGATGAACAGTCCACGGACGACCACTACAGCCTGGGCAATCAGGAGCAGCGCGCCCGGGATTATGCCAAGGCGAAAGGATGGCAGGTCTCCTGGGTGCGTAAGGACGTGGCTTCAGGCAAAAATACCAATCGCCCCGGATTCCAGGCACTTGACGCCGCCGTTAAGATAGGTGAGGTCGATGTTGTCGTCGTGTACCGTCTGGACCGCCTTTCTCGAAACGTCCGCGACATCTATGATTTTCTTGACGAGCTACAGAGGCGTGACATCGCCTTCGCCAGCATCACAGAAGGCTTCGATACGACGACCGCAATGGGCCGTGCTATGCTTGGTGTCGCGGCTGTCTTCGCCCAACTCACGCGGGAGATGATTGCCGAGAACGTCAAGGATGGCTTACTGCGACGGGCCGAGTCGGGAAAATGGAATGGACCTAAGTGGAACCCTCCTTACGGCTACACCTACGTGCTAGGAGGAACAATAGAGCCGATTCCTGAACAAGCGGAGCTAGTTCGAAGTATCTTCAGGTGGTTCAGTGAGGACAAGTGGGGCACGAGCAAGATCGCACGGTACTTGAATAACCAGGGGGTCAAACGCGAGTCGGCTAAGCCAAATTCGGGCCAGTGGATCCAAAACAAGATTTGGGAAATGCTGCAGAATCCCGTGTACGTCGGGAAAGTCGTAGCCGGCGATCGGCTGGTGGATGGCATCCACGAACCGCTCATTGATCAGGATACCTGGGACGCGACGGCAGCAGTGTCTACCGCCAGAAAGCTTCAGTCTCCACGGTTGAAGGCATCCCCTCACCTTCTCTCGGGCCTGGTGCGTTGCGGAACCTGTGACCGCCTCCTCGCCGCCCAGAAATGCAACTATTCGAACAGACAGGGCGATGTATCATTCGTCGGCTTCC
The DNA window shown above is from Armatimonadota bacterium and carries:
- a CDS encoding recombinase family protein codes for the protein MRVYVYCRVSTDEQSTDDHYSLGNQEQRARDYAKAKGWQVSWVRKDVASGKNTNRPGFQALDAAVKIGEVDVVVVYRLDRLSRNVRDIYDFLDELQRRDIAFASITEGFDTTTAMGRAMLGVAAVFAQLTREMIAENVKDGLLRRAESGKWNGPKWNPPYGYTYVLGGTIEPIPEQAELVRSIFRWFSEDKWGTSKIARYLNNQGVKRESAKPNSGQWIQNKIWEMLQNPVYVGKVVAGDRLVDGIHEPLIDQDTWDATAAVSTARKLQSPRLKASPHLLSGLVRCGTCDRLLAAQKCNYSNRQGDVSFVGFRHSRNEFSGPRHCPGVYHRGDTLELAVISDLLALAKGENVREMALKAAKERLATESGPLRDEAQRLSSQLSEFDHRFESWARLLDDGAIDESQFRLRNAALLKDKVKASKRFEEIEAALGAEERLEIDLAEVDAVWRDLPVAWEHLEFEQKREILRLLIEKVLVYPDRVELQPYHLPPRRLETRRSRREFIRKVT